The following are encoded together in the Thermothelomyces thermophilus ATCC 42464 chromosome 3, complete sequence genome:
- a CDS encoding xylulose kinase-like protein (hypothetical D-xylulose kinase) produces the protein MSDGPLYLGLDLSTQQLKAIVVQSDLTVVSDAKVDFDQDFGAKYKIKKGVLLNEDEGEVFAPVAMWLESLDLVLQRLQEKKTPLNRIRGISGSCQQHGSVYWSRQADALLGGLKPDKPLVDQLQDAFSHPYAPNWQDHSTQQECDQFDARLGSAQRLAEVTGSAAHHRFTGTQILRLRKKLPDMYANTSRISLVSSFLASLFLGAVAPMDISDACGMNLWDIAANNWSEPLLELTAGADGVAELRSKLGEVRLDGGGSMGRISGYFTSKYGFSPNCEVAPFTGDNPATILALPLRPLDAIVSLGTSTTFLMSTPVYKPDPSYHFFNHPTTPGQYMFMLCYKNGGLAREKVRDALPKPAPGEEKEEEEEGKDTWATFNKHALATPPLDVKSPSDRAKLGLYFYLPEIVPNIRAGTWRYTCDARDGGDLREEAAPWPAETDPRVIVESQALSMRLRSQKLVHSPDARLPAQPRRIYLVGGGSLNPAIARIIGDVLGGADGVYKLDVGGNACALGGAYKAVWAFERAEGETFDDLIGKRWKEEGAIKKVADGYQEGVFEKYGKVLGAFEQMEERILKVARNQ, from the exons ATGAGTGACGGACCCCTCTACCTGGGGCTCGACCTTTCGACCCAGCAGCTCAAGG CCATCGTTGTCCAGTCCGACCTCACTGTCGTCTCGGACGCGAAAGTCGACTTCGACCAGGACTTTGGAGCCAAGTACAAGATCAAGAAGGGCGTGCTTCTCAACGAAGATGAGGGGGAGGTGTTTGCCCCCGTGGCCATGTGGCTCGAGTCCCTCGACCTGGTCCTGCAGCGCCTACAGGAGAAGAAGACGCCCTTGAACCGGATCCGGGGAATCAGCGGCTCTTGCCAGCAGCACGGCAGCGTCTACTGGAGCCGCCAGGCCGACGCCCTCCTCGGCGGTCTGAAGCCGGACAAGCCGCTGGTGGATCAGCTACAGGATGCCTTCTCGCACCCGTACGCCCCCAACTGGCAGGACCACAGCACGCAGCAGGAGTGTGACCAGTTCGATGCCAGGCTGGGGTCAGCACAGAGGTTGGCTGAGGTTACGGGGAGTGCTGCGCATCAT CGCTTCACCGGCACTCAAATACTGCGCCTCCGTAAAAAGCTCCCTGACATGTACGCCAACACGTCCCGCATCTCCCTCGTCTCCTCATTCCTCGCCTCGCTCTtcctcggcgccgtcgcGCCCATGGATATCAGCGACGCCTGCGGCATGAACCTCTGGGACATCGCGGCCAACAACTGGAGCGAGCCGCTCCTCGAACTAACAGCCGGCGCCGATGGCGTGGCCGAGCTGCGCAGCAAGCTGGGCGAGGTCCGcctggacggcggcggcagcatgGGCCGCATCAGCGGCTACTTCACCTCCAAGTACGGCTTCAGCCCCAACTGCGAGGTCGCGCCCTTCACGGGTGACAACCCGGCGACCATCCTGGCGCTCCCGCTCCGGCCGCTGGACGCCATCGTCAGCCTTGGCACCAGCACCACCTTCCTCATGAGCACTCCCGTCTACAAGCCGGACCCGAGCTACCACTTCTTCAACCACCCGACCACGCCCGGCCAGTACATGTTCATGCTCTGCTACAAGAACGGCGGGCTAGCCCGCGAGAAGGTGCGCGACGCCCTACCGAAGCCCGCCCCgggggaggagaaggaggaggaggaggaagggaagGACACGTGGGCGACCTTCAACAAGCACGCCCTGGCCACCCCGCCGCTCGATGTCAAGTCGCCCTCGGACCGCGCCAAGCTGGGCCTGTACTTTTACCTCCCCGAGATCGTCCCCAACATCCGCGCCGGCACCTGGCGGTACACGTGCGACGcgcgcgacggcggcgacctgcgggaggaggcggcgccGTGGCCCGCCGAGACGGACCCGCGCGTCATTGTCGAGTCGCAGGCGCTCTCGATGCGCCTGCGCAGCCAGAAGCTCGTGCACAGCCCGGACGCCCGGCTGCCGGCGCAGCCGCGCCGTATCtacctcgtcggcggcggctcccTGAACCCGGCCATCGCGCGCATCATCGGCGACGTCCTGggcggcgccgacggcgtGTACAAGCTCGACGTCGGAGGCAACGCCTGCGCTCTTGGCGGCGCCTACAAGGCCGTCTGGGCCTTTGAGCGCGCCGAGGGTGAGACCTTTGACGACCTGATCGGGAAGAGGTGGAAGGAGGAGGGCGCCATCAAGAAGGTCGCTGATGGATACCAGGAGGGCGTGTTTGAGAAGTACGGGAAGGTGCTGGGGGCGTTTGAACAGATGGAGGAGAGGATCCTAAAGGTGGCGAGGAACCAGTGA
- a CDS encoding CCAAT-binding transcription factor subunit AAB-1-like protein (1| CCAAT-binding transcription factor subunit AAB-1 [Neurospora crassa] Contains conserved domains HHT1[COG2036], Histones H3 and H4 [Chromatin structure and dynamics] and HAP5[COG5208], CCAAT-binding factor, subunit C) yields MDPNSSSSQHGQHGQHGQHSQQTRQMPVYDLSLGGHYGASAAISAQGFAPSELYTGTWANVHQGLTGHYKDVLTAYWQHTINHLESDTHDYKMHQLPLARIKKVMKADPEVKMISAEAPILFAKGCDIFITELTMRAWIHAEENKRRTLQRSDIASALAKSDMFDFLIDIVPREEASSHAKRTSNQAAAAAQNAAPQPQIPGVGAPNHTGQHPMAAPDYTLGGHNMGPQADYRQPQTMYPGEVQTGAPTYGQPQAQMYNVDDMYTYGTMPPQQGA; encoded by the exons ATGGATCCgaactcgtcctcgtcgcagCACGGCCAGCATGGCCAGCACGGCCAGCACAGCCAGCAGACCCGGCAGATGCCCGTTTACGACCTCAGCCTGGGCGGTCACTACGGAGCCAGCGCAGCG ATCTCTGCGCAAGGCTTCGCGCCGTCCGAGCTGTACACAGGAACATGGGCAAATGTGCACCAAGGCCTGACGGGCCACTACAAGGACGTCCTTACGGCGTACTGGCAGCACACCATCAACCACCTCGAGAGTGATACGCACGACTACAAAATGCACCAATTGCCGCTCGCGCGGATCAAGAAGGTCATGAAGGCAGACCCCGAGGTCAAGATGATCTCTGCAGAGGCCCCAATCCTGTTCGCCAAGGGCTGCGACATCTTCATCACCGAGCTCACCATGCGGGCCTGGATCCATGCCGAGGAGAATAAGCGACGCACTCTCCAGCGGAGCGACATCGCCTCGGCGCTGGCCAAGTCGGACATGTTTGACTTCCTTATCGACATCGTGCCGCGCGAGGAAGCTTCCTCCCACGCCAAGCGGACGAGCAACCAAGCAGCGGCCGCCGCGCAAAACGCTGCCCCGCAGCCGCAGATCCCTGGGGTCGGGGCCCCGAACCACACCGGGCAGCATCCCATGGCTGCACCGGACTACACCCTTGGAGGCCACAACATGGGCCCCCAAGCCGATTACCGACAGCCCCAAACGATGTATCCCGGTGAAGTACAGACGGGAGCGCCCACGTATGGTCAGCCTCAAGCCCAGATGTACAACGTGGATGACATGTACACGTACGGGACGATGCCTCCTCAGCAG GGAGCCTAG